CATGTTGCGAGCGTAGCGTTCGGGGATGATGCGGCGACCCAAAGCGGCAATATCCACCTCTCTCGGGGCCAGGCCGCATTCCCGGGCCAGTTTTTGCGTGTCGGCTGCGGACAGGGCTTTATAGTGACCGCCGTCGGGATAGGTTCTTGACGCCGCCGCTTTTTCAATTCCGCGGACTAGCTGCTCCTGCATGTCATCCTCCGCCCACGGGGGGGAAGATGCCCACCCGTTCGCCGCCCTCCAACCGGGCGTCCAGGTCTTTTTTCAAACCGTTTACAAAGATGAGCTTGGCTTTTTCCAGGGGGACGCCCAGTTGCCGCAGCAAATCTCTCACCGTGGCGCCGGGTGTAATGGGGTAGGTGTCCGCCGAAGGCGGGCTGAATTTCCGCAGGCTTGCAAAAAACCTGAGATCGATGGTTGCAGACATAGGGTCGTCCACTCCTCTGTTCGTTGCATGCAGATGTAAAAAAGATTCTAAATTCCAATTGACCAAATTTCAAACAAAATCATCGAAAACAATGCTCATGATCAACCTTGACCTGACAACCGTGAGGTTAACATCCGCCGCCGGGTTAAGCATGGT
This region of Deltaproteobacteria bacterium genomic DNA includes:
- a CDS encoding HesA/MoeB/ThiF family protein, with the protein product MQEQLVRGIEKAAASRTYPDGGHYKALSAADTQKLARECGLAPREVDIAALGRRIIPERYARNM
- a CDS encoding MoaD/ThiS family protein, encoding MSATIDLRFFASLRKFSPPSADTYPITPGATVRDLLRQLGVPLEKAKLIFVNGLKKDLDARLEGGERVGIFPPVGGG